In a genomic window of uncultured Flavobacterium sp.:
- a CDS encoding helix-turn-helix transcriptional regulator, with translation MSTLIKPNHIGRKISRIRELRDMKQEALAQALGMSQQTVSAIENSETIDDERLVEIAKALGVSLEALKNFSDEAAISYFNNFYDNSQGTVGNNNHQCTFHPLDKLVESYEENKKLYERLVQAEKDKVEYLEKIIKGK, from the coding sequence ATGAGCACACTAATAAAACCAAATCACATAGGGCGAAAAATAAGCCGTATTCGTGAACTTCGAGATATGAAACAAGAAGCTTTGGCGCAAGCTTTAGGGATGAGTCAACAAACTGTTTCGGCTATTGAAAACAGTGAGACTATTGATGATGAAAGACTTGTTGAAATTGCAAAAGCCTTAGGAGTAAGTCTGGAAGCGCTTAAAAATTTCTCTGACGAAGCCGCAATTAGTTATTTTAATAATTTCTACGATAATAGTCAAGGAACTGTCGGGAATAATAATCATCAATGTACGTTTCATCCGCTTGATAAGTTAGTTGAATCTTACGAAGAAAATAAAAAACTATACGAACGTTTAGTTCAGGCAGAAAAAGATAAAGTTGAGTATCTGGAAAAAATAATAAAAGGAAAGTAA
- a CDS encoding class I SAM-dependent methyltransferase — protein MDIYKETFETWNKIASLYQDKFMDLDLYNDTYDFLCREIDKANPKILEIGCGPGNITKYLLSKRPDFDIFGIDIAPNMIELASKSNPTANFAVMDSRQIDEIKTKYDGIVCGFCLPYLSQSDSQKLIGDCYNLLNENGLIYMSFVEGDPNKSDFQVGSSGDRIFFYYHNLDELKKQFTENKFEKLQTFKVEYKKSETEIDIHTILTAKKTS, from the coding sequence ATGGATATCTATAAAGAAACATTTGAAACCTGGAACAAAATTGCTTCATTATATCAAGACAAGTTTATGGACTTGGACTTATACAATGATACTTACGATTTTCTATGTCGCGAAATTGATAAAGCAAATCCAAAAATTCTGGAAATTGGTTGTGGTCCCGGAAACATTACAAAATATCTATTATCAAAACGTCCAGACTTTGATATTTTCGGGATTGATATTGCACCAAATATGATTGAACTTGCAAGTAAAAGCAATCCAACAGCAAATTTTGCTGTAATGGACAGTAGACAAATTGACGAAATCAAAACAAAATATGACGGAATTGTTTGTGGTTTTTGTCTACCGTATTTATCGCAATCAGACAGTCAAAAACTTATTGGTGATTGTTACAATCTATTGAATGAAAATGGACTTATTTATATGAGTTTTGTCGAAGGCGACCCAAATAAATCAGACTTTCAAGTTGGCAGCAGCGGTGACAGGATTTTCTTTTATTATCATAATTTAGATGAATTAAAAAAACAATTTACTGAAAATAAATTTGAAAAACTTCAAACATTCAAAGTGGAATATAAGAAATCAGAAACCGAAATTGACATTCATACGATATTAACGGCGAAGAAAACTTCTTGA
- a CDS encoding nuclear transport factor 2 family protein: protein MNKIIVLILVRIFLWSASAHSQNKILFVTSNQDFYGNTKIPSANHFEEIVVPYDIFIKAGYAVDFISPKGGAIPIGYINTSDNLQKKYLYDSWFMDKLEHTMKPTEIISSDYVAIFYSGGGAAMFGVAEDIVIQKIARTIYSKNGVVSAICHGTAGIVYLKDENGKSLYAGKKITGYPDQFENKNAEYYKSFPFAMNDAINQNKGNFVYSEKGGDAFYIVDGRFVTGQDPSSGTKVANEVVSILKTNSKTSNTILKSDSDQVTEILLDYIEGTANGQPERLRKAFNPKFNLYTVANDTLWTRSGEQYISNIKTGEKVNRIGKIISIDIEKDAAIAKAEIVIPNKRIFTDYFLILKYGGIWKIVHKSYSWREVPKTE, encoded by the coding sequence ATGAATAAAATAATAGTTTTAATACTTGTTCGGATATTTTTATGGTCAGCAAGTGCACATTCGCAAAATAAAATCTTATTTGTGACTTCAAATCAGGATTTTTATGGAAATACTAAAATTCCTTCCGCCAATCATTTTGAAGAAATCGTCGTTCCTTATGACATATTTATAAAAGCCGGTTATGCCGTTGATTTTATAAGTCCCAAAGGCGGCGCGATTCCTATTGGATATATCAATACATCTGATAATTTGCAAAAAAAATATTTGTATGACAGTTGGTTTATGGACAAACTGGAACATACGATGAAACCAACCGAAATTATTTCAAGTGATTATGTTGCCATTTTTTATAGTGGCGGCGGCGCAGCAATGTTTGGAGTTGCCGAAGATATTGTTATTCAAAAAATAGCAAGAACGATTTATAGTAAAAACGGAGTTGTTTCGGCAATTTGTCACGGAACTGCCGGAATTGTTTACTTAAAAGATGAAAACGGAAAATCGCTTTATGCAGGAAAAAAAATTACAGGTTATCCGGATCAGTTTGAGAATAAAAATGCAGAATATTACAAGTCGTTTCCGTTTGCGATGAACGATGCAATTAATCAAAATAAGGGGAATTTTGTTTATTCTGAAAAAGGCGGAGATGCTTTTTATATCGTAGACGGAAGATTTGTAACCGGACAAGATCCGAGTTCTGGAACTAAAGTTGCCAATGAAGTAGTGTCAATTTTGAAAACCAATTCGAAAACTTCGAATACAATTTTAAAAAGCGATTCAGATCAAGTCACAGAAATTCTTTTGGATTATATTGAAGGCACTGCAAATGGACAACCCGAAAGACTAAGAAAAGCTTTTAATCCTAAATTTAATTTATATACCGTTGCAAATGATACTTTGTGGACACGTTCTGGCGAGCAATATATTTCGAATATAAAAACGGGAGAAAAAGTAAATAGAATTGGAAAGATTATTTCAATTGACATCGAAAAAGATGCCGCAATAGCCAAAGCCGAAATCGTAATACCAAACAAGCGGATTTTTACAGATTATTTTTTAATCTTGAAATATGGAGGAATCTGGAAAATAGTCCACAAAAGTTATTCTTGGAGAGAAGTGCCAAAAACAGAATAA
- a CDS encoding nuclear transport factor 2 family protein, whose product MRKVFLFIPLILLFLNANAQSTEPANDWLLIQKTLNLYLDGQGTGDSVKVAKSFHSSWQLKYLADNKVNIVSKSNYIKGYKTAPYPKVANWSGRIVSIDITNIVAAAKVEISTPKLLFTDYFNLMKINEDWFIVDKISTRSPHKTVEVPLAKAKE is encoded by the coding sequence ATGAGAAAAGTGTTTTTATTTATTCCTTTAATTCTTTTGTTTTTGAATGCAAATGCACAATCAACTGAACCTGCAAATGATTGGCTTTTGATTCAAAAAACACTTAATCTATATTTGGACGGACAAGGAACTGGTGATTCGGTTAAAGTTGCAAAGTCATTTCATAGTTCGTGGCAACTGAAATATTTGGCCGACAATAAAGTGAATATTGTGTCTAAATCAAATTATATAAAAGGCTACAAAACGGCACCATATCCTAAAGTTGCTAATTGGTCCGGACGAATTGTTTCTATTGATATTACAAATATTGTTGCTGCTGCCAAAGTCGAAATCAGCACTCCAAAACTTTTGTTTACAGATTATTTTAATCTCATGAAAATAAATGAAGATTGGTTTATAGTAGACAAAATTTCAACCAGATCTCCGCATAAAACCGTTGAGGTTCCATTAGCTAAAGCAAAAGAATAA
- a CDS encoding helix-turn-helix domain-containing protein produces MESNQLLFFLSALGAFNGFILSIYFAINAKKKIFANYFLSLLLLVLSIRIIKSVFFYFNPHLSNIFIQIGLSACILIGPFLYLSLKPNEEDKNQNWAKHIIPYLGGITILGILYPYVEHQQIWSWWIVKAIYFQWFIYIVLSFKYIQPIFQKLKEKESLKKIEVWFLSIYLGVAFIWLAYSSAAYTSYIVGALSFTFILYLIVLLLIFRNSSESVFFQEKEKYKNKEIDAEMLNLISQKFSIITEKELYLNPDFNLEEASKELKVTKHLLSQYVNEILGKSFSNLIKEYRIEKAKKLLETENNFTLESLGYDSGFSSKSTFFTAFKKATGFTPAEYQKSHSKSV; encoded by the coding sequence ATGGAATCAAACCAATTACTTTTTTTTCTTAGTGCTTTAGGCGCTTTTAATGGTTTTATACTTTCAATTTATTTTGCTATAAATGCCAAAAAGAAAATTTTTGCAAACTATTTTTTATCCTTGTTGCTGTTGGTTTTAAGTATTCGAATTATAAAATCTGTATTTTTCTACTTTAATCCTCATTTATCGAATATTTTTATTCAAATCGGACTTTCGGCTTGTATTCTTATTGGTCCTTTTCTTTATTTAAGTCTAAAGCCAAATGAAGAAGATAAAAACCAAAATTGGGCAAAACATATAATCCCTTATTTAGGCGGAATAACCATTTTGGGGATTTTATATCCTTATGTCGAACATCAGCAAATTTGGAGTTGGTGGATTGTAAAAGCAATATATTTTCAATGGTTTATTTATATTGTTTTGTCTTTTAAATACATTCAGCCCATTTTTCAAAAACTCAAAGAAAAAGAAAGTCTGAAAAAAATAGAAGTGTGGTTTCTGAGTATTTATCTTGGAGTTGCCTTTATATGGTTGGCTTATTCCAGCGCCGCTTATACTTCTTATATTGTTGGAGCCTTGTCTTTTACATTTATTTTGTACTTAATTGTTTTGCTTTTAATCTTTAGAAATAGCAGCGAAAGTGTATTTTTTCAGGAAAAAGAGAAATATAAAAACAAAGAAATAGATGCAGAAATGCTGAATCTAATTAGCCAGAAATTCTCGATAATAACGGAGAAAGAATTATATCTCAATCCTGATTTTAATCTTGAAGAAGCTTCAAAAGAGTTGAAAGTAACCAAGCATTTATTATCTCAATATGTAAATGAAATTTTAGGGAAGTCTTTTTCAAATCTTATAAAAGAATATAGAATCGAAAAAGCAAAGAAATTATTAGAAACCGAAAATAATTTTACACTCGAAAGTTTAGGTTATGATAGCGGTTTTAGTTCAAAATCTACATTTTTTACTGCTTTCAAAAAAGCAACGGGATTTACTCCTGCCGAATATCAAAAATCACATTCAAAATCAGTTTAA
- a CDS encoding DUF6438 domain-containing protein — MKIIKLFLIVLVFASCKKETELAQIPVIKTPFVKTPIIQSEIDRLKTKSEIENFIRQSDTNYKKYELKNLQDFNRSNSYDSLNKILANKLNVKTNYTKVDFDNDGYTDLLAIGDNHDCISFRPEIEEEESCSFSPIVLMNNGKNKPKIFHIDKEFESPIVPKVEYINSQPFLVIHKQKLVDEKKEKYADSKAILTFKFGDFIEYNENPKKNKISKIEFRTSGCFGSCPVYKLTLNRDSLSIFNAQYYNFNKKDGVGYGKEEGVFSTKISKVEFDKLEELLNYCDFENLNKEYYVMHTDDQTGYLKITFNNGKVKKMSDYGMIGTYGLKNLYQKLAELRFNQKWNKTHINSAKK; from the coding sequence ATGAAAATCATAAAACTATTTTTAATTGTATTAGTTTTTGCATCTTGTAAAAAAGAAACTGAACTTGCTCAAATTCCAGTAATCAAAACTCCTTTTGTCAAAACTCCAATTATTCAATCAGAAATAGATCGGCTAAAAACTAAATCAGAAATAGAAAACTTCATTCGACAAAGTGATACTAATTACAAGAAATATGAACTAAAAAATCTTCAGGATTTCAACAGAAGTAATAGCTATGATAGCCTAAATAAGATTTTAGCAAATAAACTCAATGTCAAAACAAATTATACAAAAGTTGATTTTGATAATGATGGTTACACTGATTTGCTTGCTATTGGAGACAATCATGATTGTATAAGTTTTAGACCAGAAATTGAAGAGGAAGAATCGTGTAGTTTTTCACCAATCGTATTAATGAATAATGGGAAAAATAAACCAAAAATTTTTCATATTGATAAAGAATTCGAAAGCCCAATTGTCCCAAAAGTTGAATATATAAATTCTCAGCCTTTCTTAGTTATTCATAAACAAAAATTAGTGGATGAAAAAAAAGAGAAATATGCAGATTCAAAAGCTATTTTGACCTTTAAATTTGGCGACTTTATCGAATATAATGAAAATCCAAAAAAGAATAAAATTTCCAAAATTGAATTTAGAACTTCCGGTTGTTTTGGTTCTTGTCCAGTTTATAAACTTACATTAAATCGGGATTCCTTATCAATTTTTAATGCTCAGTATTATAACTTCAATAAAAAAGACGGTGTTGGTTATGGTAAAGAAGAAGGTGTTTTTTCGACAAAAATCAGTAAAGTAGAATTTGATAAATTAGAAGAACTTTTAAATTATTGTGATTTTGAAAATTTAAACAAAGAATATTATGTAATGCATACTGATGACCAAACTGGATATTTGAAAATAACGTTTAATAATGGCAAAGTAAAAAAAATGAGTGACTATGGAATGATTGGAACTTATGGATTAAAAAATCTTTACCAAAAATTGGCAGAATTGAGATTTAACCAAAAATGGAATAAAACACATATTAATTCAGCTAAAAAATAA
- a CDS encoding HD domain-containing protein, producing the protein MEQQKQWSIDEIQKIWQLASKLHNGQKYGGFSDGEQVEYLNHIGSVVFEVLNAIQHTENINSDLAIKCAILHDTIEDTAITYEKVKALFGHEVASGVLALTKNDQIEDSLEKMRDSLKRIKEQPIEIWAVKMADRITNLYEPPFYWKDEKKLLYMEEAEIIYDELKDGNKYLAGRLKTKIKEYSRFLTTPQIS; encoded by the coding sequence ATGGAACAACAAAAACAATGGTCAATCGATGAAATTCAAAAAATATGGCAATTGGCTTCAAAATTACATAACGGACAAAAATATGGTGGTTTTAGTGATGGTGAACAAGTTGAGTATCTAAATCATATTGGAAGTGTTGTCTTTGAGGTTTTAAATGCAATTCAACACACAGAAAATATCAATTCTGATTTAGCAATTAAATGTGCAATACTTCATGATACGATCGAAGACACGGCAATTACATACGAAAAAGTAAAGGCTCTTTTTGGTCACGAAGTTGCAAGTGGCGTTCTTGCGTTAACAAAAAACGATCAAATTGAAGATTCGCTTGAAAAAATGCGAGATAGTCTAAAAAGAATTAAAGAACAGCCAATTGAAATTTGGGCTGTTAAAATGGCGGACAGAATTACAAATCTATACGAACCTCCGTTTTACTGGAAAGATGAAAAAAAGTTATTATACATGGAAGAAGCCGAAATTATCTATGACGAATTAAAAGATGGAAATAAATACTTGGCCGGAAGATTAAAAACAAAAATTAAAGAATACAGTCGTTTCTTGACTACGCCTCAAATTAGTTAA
- a CDS encoding FUSC family protein has product MEKKILSELTDQELLQEAKKRKSTSITNAFLIGFLVGIVVYSVAKNTWGFLTLIPLFLIYKLVNKPKYDDKELENILKERGLK; this is encoded by the coding sequence ATGGAAAAAAAAATACTATCAGAATTAACAGATCAGGAATTGTTGCAAGAAGCAAAAAAAAGGAAATCAACTTCTATAACTAATGCTTTTTTAATTGGATTTCTAGTAGGAATTGTAGTTTACAGCGTTGCAAAAAACACTTGGGGTTTTCTGACTTTAATACCTTTATTTCTAATTTACAAGTTAGTTAATAAACCAAAATATGATGATAAGGAATTAGAAAATATATTAAAAGAGCGAGGTTTAAAATAA
- a CDS encoding VOC family protein gives MEDSNLPNDTTPKVTGIGGIFFFSENPKETKEWYSKNLGLETNDWGSTFESRDINNPDKVNSLQWSPFKKGDEYFSPSKKEFMINYQVQNIEGLVAKLKENGVTILDDIATYDYGKFVHILDADDNKIELWEPA, from the coding sequence ATGGAAGATTCAAATTTGCCAAACGATACAACACCAAAAGTTACTGGAATTGGAGGTATTTTCTTTTTTTCAGAGAATCCAAAAGAAACAAAAGAATGGTATTCTAAAAATCTTGGATTGGAAACAAATGATTGGGGTTCGACTTTTGAATCCCGAGATATTAATAATCCAGACAAAGTAAATTCACTTCAGTGGAGTCCTTTCAAAAAAGGAGACGAATATTTTTCTCCATCCAAAAAAGAATTTATGATTAATTATCAAGTTCAGAATATCGAAGGACTTGTAGCCAAACTTAAAGAAAACGGCGTAACAATACTAGATGATATTGCAACTTATGACTACGGAAAATTTGTGCATATTCTCGATGCCGATGATAATAAAATAGAACTTTGGGAACCGGCTTAA
- a CDS encoding SDR family NAD(P)-dependent oxidoreductase produces the protein MKSVLITGANRSIGLELVKQLSQKGLFVYLGTRDLEKGNAVVKELNANGFENIKAIQIDVTNPDTILAAKNIVESEKGKLDILINNAGISGEFPQSASTTAINDIQHVFDTNFFGVISVTQAFLDLLKKSESPRISNITSGLGSLTLHSDPNWKYYNFKATSYVTSKAALNAFTIGLAYELKDLPFKVNAIDPGYTSTDFNHHSGPGTVESAATFIIKHTVTDDNAPTGKFFSNDIDDESEVSPW, from the coding sequence ATGAAATCAGTATTAATTACAGGAGCAAATAGAAGCATAGGATTAGAATTGGTAAAACAACTTTCTCAAAAAGGTTTATTCGTTTATTTAGGAACGCGCGATCTTGAAAAAGGAAATGCAGTTGTAAAAGAGCTAAACGCAAACGGATTCGAAAATATCAAAGCGATTCAAATTGATGTTACAAATCCGGATACAATTTTGGCTGCAAAAAACATTGTAGAAAGCGAAAAAGGAAAATTAGACATTCTGATTAACAATGCCGGAATAAGTGGTGAATTTCCTCAGAGCGCTTCAACAACAGCTATTAACGATATTCAACATGTATTTGACACGAACTTTTTTGGCGTTATTAGTGTTACTCAGGCATTTTTGGATTTACTTAAAAAATCAGAAAGTCCAAGAATTAGTAATATAACTTCAGGACTTGGATCGCTAACATTGCACAGTGATCCTAATTGGAAATATTATAATTTTAAAGCAACAAGTTATGTGACTTCAAAAGCGGCGCTGAATGCTTTTACAATTGGATTGGCGTATGAGTTAAAAGATTTACCATTTAAGGTAAATGCAATTGATCCGGGTTATACCTCCACAGATTTTAATCATCATTCAGGTCCGGGAACTGTAGAAAGTGCAGCAACTTTTATCATCAAACATACTGTTACGGATGATAATGCGCCAACCGGAAAATTTTTCAGTAACGATATTGATGATGAATCAGAAGTTAGTCCGTGGTAA
- a CDS encoding Crp/Fnr family transcriptional regulator — protein MKEFIEYVLQFGNLNQQQIELISKKTSVLELPKDSYFSEAGKVAQQVGFVLEGVIRVCYYNNKGEEITKYFIDENNLVVDLESFENDICSNAYVQAITDCKVLVFSKKDWKELLDTIVGWDAIVHKIISKALRQKVERRSPLVSEDATTRYLTFLKIYPNVINRVPLSYVASYLGITQSSLSRIRKNIS, from the coding sequence ATGAAAGAATTTATAGAATATGTATTACAATTTGGAAATTTGAACCAACAGCAAATTGAGTTAATTTCTAAGAAAACAAGCGTACTAGAACTTCCTAAAGATTCGTATTTTTCAGAAGCAGGCAAAGTTGCACAGCAAGTTGGGTTTGTTCTGGAAGGCGTTATACGTGTTTGTTACTACAATAATAAAGGCGAAGAAATCACCAAATATTTTATTGACGAAAATAATCTGGTGGTAGATTTGGAAAGTTTCGAAAATGATATTTGTTCAAATGCTTACGTGCAGGCAATTACGGATTGCAAAGTACTCGTTTTTTCTAAAAAAGACTGGAAAGAACTTTTAGATACTATTGTGGGTTGGGATGCAATTGTGCACAAAATTATTTCGAAAGCATTGCGACAAAAAGTAGAACGAAGAAGTCCTTTAGTTTCAGAAGATGCAACCACGCGCTATTTAACGTTTCTGAAAATATATCCCAATGTAATTAACCGAGTTCCGTTATCTTATGTTGCGTCTTATTTAGGAATTACACAATCTTCTTTGAGCCGAATCAGAAAAAATATCAGTTAA
- a CDS encoding VOC family protein: protein MNLASLRIITADIKRLVPFLEKTTNLKATWYTEDFAEIKTSSSTLAIGSTKTLSLFGEGIAQPAHNKSVIIEFRVDNVDDEYERIKDFIKDVVQKPTTMPWGNRSLLFRDPDGNLINFFTPVSAEAIQRFN, encoded by the coding sequence ATGAATTTAGCATCATTAAGAATTATCACTGCCGACATCAAACGTTTGGTTCCGTTTTTAGAAAAAACAACTAATTTGAAAGCGACTTGGTATACAGAGGACTTTGCAGAAATAAAAACGAGTTCATCAACTTTGGCGATAGGAAGTACCAAAACATTAAGCCTATTTGGAGAAGGAATCGCTCAACCTGCCCATAATAAAAGTGTGATTATAGAATTTCGCGTTGACAATGTTGACGATGAATATGAAAGAATTAAGGATTTTATCAAAGATGTTGTTCAGAAACCAACCACAATGCCTTGGGGAAATCGTTCGTTATTATTTCGTGATCCTGATGGTAATTTGATTAACTTTTTCACGCCTGTTAGTGCAGAAGCTATTCAGAGATTCAATTGA
- a CDS encoding MazG-like protein, with translation MASIDFEQLKERSLKIRERYHELERAHHGSEWSVEEDALAFLTDAGLVGRHVMSQQGRWPKGNTQEELQHKLGESIWWLTVLAERMNLNIEEATENFLSKTEKLLGD, from the coding sequence ATGGCATCAATAGATTTTGAACAATTAAAAGAGCGCTCTTTAAAAATAAGAGAACGTTATCACGAACTTGAGCGCGCACATCATGGAAGTGAATGGAGTGTAGAAGAAGATGCTTTGGCTTTCTTAACTGATGCTGGTTTAGTTGGACGTCACGTTATGTCGCAACAAGGGCGTTGGCCAAAAGGAAATACGCAGGAAGAACTGCAGCATAAACTAGGAGAATCAATTTGGTGGTTGACCGTATTAGCAGAACGTATGAACCTGAATATCGAAGAAGCTACAGAAAACTTCTTGAGCAAAACAGAAAAGCTATTAGGCGATTAA
- a CDS encoding AraC family transcriptional regulator gives MKNQPKIFETISELHKAMGQPKPMHPLISILNYGEAIFDPKDFENGIILNFYKISFKTNFSGKLRYGHGFYDFEEGGMSFVSPGQILKMQDEEADYSGMSLNIHPDFFRPYSLNTNIKKYGFFAYSASEALYLSEKEKETILGVFANIQNELNERIDNFSQDVIISQIELLLNYSNRFYNRQFITRKAINNDVLSQLEKLLNDYFNDEKSILNGIPTVQFVADELKLSPRYLSDLLRNVSGQNTQQFIHDKLIEKAKEYITNGTLSIAEIAYKLGFEHPQSFNKLFKKKTNVSPVTFKESFYKN, from the coding sequence ATGAAAAATCAACCTAAAATATTCGAAACAATTTCTGAATTGCATAAAGCAATGGGACAACCCAAACCCATGCATCCGCTTATTAGTATCTTGAATTATGGTGAAGCTATTTTTGACCCAAAAGATTTTGAAAACGGCATAATTCTCAATTTTTACAAGATATCGTTCAAAACTAATTTCAGCGGAAAATTGAGATACGGACATGGTTTTTATGATTTTGAAGAAGGAGGAATGTCATTTGTAAGTCCGGGACAAATTCTAAAAATGCAAGACGAAGAAGCTGATTACAGCGGAATGTCACTGAATATCCATCCGGATTTTTTTCGTCCTTATTCTTTAAATACGAATATCAAGAAATATGGCTTTTTTGCTTATTCGGCTTCAGAGGCGTTGTATTTATCAGAGAAAGAAAAGGAAACTATTTTGGGTGTATTTGCTAATATTCAAAATGAACTCAACGAACGTATTGACAATTTTAGTCAGGATGTGATTATTTCGCAAATCGAACTTTTGCTTAATTATAGCAATAGGTTTTACAACCGTCAGTTTATTACCAGAAAAGCCATTAACAATGATGTACTTTCTCAGTTAGAAAAACTTTTGAATGATTATTTCAATGACGAAAAATCAATCCTAAACGGAATTCCAACCGTACAATTTGTAGCTGACGAACTCAAGCTTTCTCCAAGATATTTGAGCGATTTGCTTCGGAATGTTTCTGGGCAAAATACGCAACAATTCATTCATGATAAATTAATCGAAAAAGCTAAAGAATATATCACAAACGGAACTTTATCAATAGCAGAGATTGCATATAAATTAGGATTTGAACATCCGCAATCTTTCAATAAACTGTTCAAGAAAAAAACAAACGTAAGTCCCGTAACGTTCAAAGAATCATTTTATAAAAACTAA
- a CDS encoding SDR family oxidoreductase codes for MQKTIFITGASSGLGKTTAKLFQSKGWQVIATMRNPEKETELNHLENIILLPLDVSNSEQINSTIKKVTDSYSVDVVMNNAGYGLIGALESLTEEQIQRQITTNLLGVVLVSKAFTSHFRAKKSGVFLNISSTFGLIGFPTCSIYSATKFAVDGFSESMAYELAQFGIQVKVVAPGGMQTDFAIRSMEIGQHDAYAKLTEEVSKGYSAEQIANYSKVEDIAQIVYEAATDNKNQLRYVAGNDANALYDERIKLGAESQVQNIKAMFTF; via the coding sequence ATGCAAAAGACAATCTTCATTACCGGAGCTTCATCAGGATTAGGAAAAACAACCGCAAAATTATTTCAAAGTAAAGGCTGGCAAGTAATTGCAACGATGCGCAATCCTGAAAAAGAAACAGAACTAAACCATCTCGAAAATATAATTTTACTTCCGCTTGACGTATCAAATTCTGAACAAATTAATTCTACTATTAAAAAAGTAACCGATTCTTATTCCGTAGATGTTGTCATGAACAATGCCGGTTACGGATTAATTGGAGCTTTAGAATCTTTAACCGAAGAACAAATTCAGCGTCAGATAACCACTAATTTATTAGGCGTAGTTTTGGTTTCAAAAGCTTTTACATCACATTTCAGAGCGAAAAAAAGCGGTGTTTTTCTAAATATTTCCTCAACATTTGGCTTAATCGGATTTCCTACTTGTTCTATTTATAGCGCAACAAAATTTGCTGTAGATGGTTTTTCTGAAAGTATGGCTTATGAATTGGCTCAATTTGGAATACAGGTAAAAGTTGTTGCGCCTGGAGGAATGCAAACTGATTTTGCTATTCGTTCTATGGAAATTGGTCAACACGATGCTTACGCAAAATTAACCGAAGAAGTTAGTAAAGGATATAGCGCCGAACAAATTGCAAATTACAGCAAAGTCGAAGATATTGCCCAAATTGTTTACGAAGCTGCAACAGATAATAAAAACCAACTAAGGTATGTTGCAGGAAATGATGCCAATGCTTTGTATGATGAAAGAATAAAATTGGGCGCAGAATCGCAAGTACAAAATATCAAAGCAATGTTTACTTTTTAA
- a CDS encoding DUF4256 domain-containing protein — MSQQNKLSAEQQEQLLSVLETRFEKNMQRHKGLEWSKVEAKLKANSDKLWSLDEMERTEGEPDVVGFDVKTGEYIFYDCSAESPKGRRSICYDHEALEKRKENKPANSAINLAEEMGIEILTEEQYRELQQLGKFDAKTSSWIQTPANIRKLGGAIFSDFRYDTVFVYHNGADSYYAARGFRGSLRV; from the coding sequence ATGAGTCAACAAAATAAATTATCAGCAGAACAGCAAGAACAATTATTGAGTGTCTTAGAAACTCGTTTCGAAAAAAATATGCAACGCCATAAAGGTCTTGAATGGTCAAAAGTTGAAGCAAAACTAAAAGCAAATTCAGATAAACTTTGGTCACTTGACGAAATGGAAAGAACAGAAGGAGAACCCGATGTTGTAGGTTTTGATGTGAAAACAGGAGAATATATTTTCTATGATTGTTCAGCAGAAAGTCCAAAAGGGCGCCGAAGCATTTGTTATGATCATGAAGCTTTAGAAAAAAGAAAAGAAAATAAACCCGCAAATAGTGCTATTAATTTAGCAGAAGAAATGGGAATCGAAATCCTGACCGAAGAACAATATCGCGAACTTCAGCAATTGGGTAAATTCGATGCCAAAACTTCAAGTTGGATTCAAACTCCGGCAAATATCAGGAAATTGGGCGGCGCCATTTTTTCAGATTTTCGTTACGATACTGTTTTTGTATATCACAACGGAGCAGATTCTTATTATGCTGCCAGAGGATTTCGCGGTTCGTTAAGAGTTTAA